In one window of Leptospira sp. GIMC2001 DNA:
- a CDS encoding ArnT family glycosyltransferase: MRLWLLAFVSFSFLLFSYYLGIAVPFIWPDEVLFFNPAQDWYLNKTMRTSVLSGLIPGMDTHTLWNSPLYMLLLGSSFHIWEDNLFNSRMFSSLIGFLSVFVTYIFMQKQLSNTTSNFDKKYISFSKNIPILVAIVILTDILFIKVSHTSRMETLCILMGIIALYLCYNNKYFISGLFLGLSFVSHPFGAFYGIPVAYLIFRMNFQSKISILKILILVAVGGIIPLICWSFYLVPNWDDFLIQYGAQLSRKKDLFQTFTQLDKVKIFFSGYYFPIPKLISFIAIICYAIYIERKGRNRELIQFHFVWLISMVIGFYFSTESWYVVHAAFPLACLFALSVSEKVYPLLIIGGQILLLIWFTWSFSIKENAFASNDIFMKKVEEIASDSDNIYLQLIPDPYFHLKEKYPEKKLFEFIPGELPIAGDFMKPTINKMDLFLFYDDSLANSTIRSIIQDSTQFEKTYIEIPYSSYVPAKGPWKIFAYKRIRK; encoded by the coding sequence ATGAGACTTTGGCTGTTAGCTTTTGTCTCGTTTTCCTTTCTTCTATTCTCCTATTATCTCGGTATCGCAGTTCCTTTCATCTGGCCAGATGAGGTGCTATTTTTTAATCCTGCGCAAGATTGGTATTTGAATAAAACAATGAGAACGTCCGTTCTCTCAGGTCTTATTCCGGGTATGGATACGCATACTCTTTGGAATTCACCATTGTATATGTTACTTCTGGGATCTAGTTTTCATATATGGGAAGATAATTTATTCAATTCAAGAATGTTTTCTTCGTTAATTGGATTTCTATCTGTTTTTGTAACATATATTTTTATGCAAAAGCAGTTATCGAATACTACTAGTAACTTCGATAAAAAATATATTTCCTTTTCAAAAAATATTCCAATTTTAGTCGCAATTGTTATTCTCACGGATATACTTTTTATAAAAGTCTCTCATACATCCCGAATGGAGACATTATGTATTTTAATGGGAATTATAGCATTGTATTTATGCTATAACAATAAATATTTTATATCTGGATTATTTCTGGGACTTTCATTTGTTTCCCATCCATTCGGTGCTTTCTATGGAATTCCTGTTGCTTATCTAATATTTAGAATGAATTTTCAATCCAAGATTTCTATCTTGAAAATATTGATTCTTGTTGCAGTAGGTGGAATAATTCCCCTTATTTGCTGGAGTTTTTATTTGGTTCCTAATTGGGATGATTTTCTCATACAATATGGAGCTCAACTATCCAGAAAGAAAGATTTGTTTCAGACATTTACACAATTAGATAAAGTGAAAATTTTCTTTTCTGGATATTATTTTCCAATACCAAAGTTAATAAGTTTTATAGCAATAATTTGTTATGCGATCTACATAGAGAGAAAAGGTAGAAATCGCGAATTGATACAATTCCATTTTGTATGGCTTATATCAATGGTTATAGGATTTTATTTTTCTACAGAATCTTGGTATGTTGTTCACGCTGCATTTCCGCTTGCTTGCCTCTTTGCATTGAGTGTGTCCGAAAAAGTATATCCCTTATTAATTATTGGAGGTCAAATTCTTCTTTTGATATGGTTTACCTGGTCTTTTTCTATAAAAGAAAATGCATTTGCAAGCAATGATATTTTTATGAAAAAAGTTGAAGAAATTGCATCTGATAGTGATAATATTTATCTTCAGTTGATTCCAGATCCGTATTTTCATTTGAAAGAAAAGTATCCAGAAAAAAAATTATTTGAGTTCATACCTGGGGAATTACCTATAGCTGGAGATTTCATGAAACCAACTATTAACAAGATGGATCTCTTTCTTTTCTACGATGATAGTCTTGCTAATTCTACA